The genomic stretch GAAATCAGGAAAGTAATTTTGAAGAGCGAACTGCTATTACTCTCAATCTTTTAAAAGCGAAACCTGTTAAAGGAGGAGTATATAATTGTATTCTAAATCCACATTTAGCAGGGGTATTTACTCATGAAGCTTTTGGACATTTTTCTGAAGCAGATATAATAGAAACCCTTCCAGCTATGCGTGAAAAGATGAAGATTGGAAACAAACTTGGCAATGAAATTTTAAATATAGTAGATAATGCTTTAATACCTAATCAACTTGGATTTTACAAATATGATGATGAAGGAGTAGAAGTTCGTCCCGTACAGCTTATGAAGAATGGAGTCTTAACAGGGAGACTGCATTCAAAAAGAACTGCTGCTGAGTTTGGAGAACAAATCTCTGGACATTGTGTTGCTGAAGATTTCCGTTATCCTCCTATAATCAGAATGGGAACTATTTTTATAGAGCCTGATAAAAGCAGTTTTGAAGAACTTTTAAATATGCTTGGAGATGGACTATATATTTTAGATGCTAAAGGTGGACAAACAGCTGGAGAAAATTTTACCTTTGGTGCGCAATACGGTTATGTGATAAGAAATGGAAAAGTAGGTGAAATGATACGTGATATAAATATTTCAGGCAATTTATATCAAACATTGAAAAATATTGTTGCAGTAGGAAATGACCTTGTATTATCAAAAAGAGGAGGATGTGGAAAAGGTCAGATGAATATTCGTTCATGTAATGGTAGTCCACACATACTTGTTAATAATATTGTAATAGGAGGTGTGTAATGGAAAAATTACTTGAGATGGCAAAAAAAGTTTGTGATAAAGCAGAAGTTTATTCGATTGATTATATATATAATCCCGTTACCTTTGAGGATGCTAAACTACACGATATAGAAAGTAAATTTCAATCAGGTATTAGCCTAAGAATAATAAAAAATGGTAAGCTTGGATTTGCTTACACAAAAAATCTTATAAATCGTGAAGAAATTTTACAGAATGCCCTTGATTCTATTAAAGGAGAAGTAGAGGCAAGCTATGATTTTCCTCTTACAAAAGAGCTCCCCAAGCTCGACACATACAACCCCTCAGTTGAAAATCTGTCCACTACTAAAATGGTAGAAGAATGTGCAAGAGTTTGCGATATTTTGAGGTCCAAAACAGATGGGGAAATTTCAATAACTTCCTCTACTTATATTGAGGACATTCATATTATAAATAGCAAAGGAACAGATGTTTCTCAAAAAGGGACTTTTTACGGTATATATGGAGGTGTAATATATCCTGGATCCGCTTCTGCTATTTGGCGAATTTTTATAAGTAAAAAATTTGAAAAGTTACCAGACGATATTGTGAATGAGATAATAGAACTTTATACACTATCATCTAACGTTGTGGAAACAAAAGGTGGCAAAATGAAAGTGATGTTTATGCCAAATAGTATGCATACTCTTAACGGGAGAATTTTTAGTGGAACAAGTTCTAAAAGTATTTATGAGAAAATCTCACCTGTTGCCGATAAAATTGGAGAAAAAATATTTAATGAAAAAATAACAATCTATGATGATTCATTAAATGATAAATATCCTGGAGCAAGAGCTTTTGATGATGAAGGTGTAAGATGCAAACCGTTAACAATTATAGAGAATGGGATATTAAAAAGTTTCTACTATGACCTGAATTATGCAACTAAACTGAATGCTGAATCTACTGGACATGGGTATAAAGTTCTCCAATGGGGAGGGGAACAGATAACACTAAAACCTATACCTGCGCTTGCTCATATGACTATAAAACCTGGTAAAAAATCCTTTTCAGAATTAGTGAAATCAATTGATAGAGGTATAATCATAGAAGGTGCGCTCGGAGCTCACAGTGGAAATATTCCTAATGGAGATTACTCTGTTGGTGTTAATCCTGGATTATATGTTGAAAATGGTGAAATTATAGGTCGTGTAAAAGATGCAATGATAGCAGGTAATATTTATGAAACATTGAAATATGTTATTGATATTGGTGATACATTGCATCCTTCTTTTATAGGTTTGGGTGACTATAATGCATGGGTACCAGCAATATTATTTGATAATTTAAGTGTTGCAACAAAGTACTAAATAGCTGTAGTGTTTATGAAATACTATAATGCCAACTTACTACTAACAATAAAGTAGCATTAAAACAAATAACTAAGTAGTTATATTAACTATAGGATTACCAGCTTCCTCCACCGCCTCCACCAAATCCTCCTCCTGAAAATCCACCTCCACCACTAAATCCACTTCTGCCTGAAGCAGCACCTCCAGGAGTTGAAGCAAATGCAGTATCCACATTATTTGTAAGATCACTAATCATATTTGTGAATATAACAGCATTAATAATATCAAAATCACCCTCATACCAGTCTGATGGTCTTTCAAAGATTCCTTCAAACTGTTTAGCCCACTGCTTTTCAACACCTAATGCCATAGCATAGGGTAGGAATTTTTCAAACATCTCAGGACTTTTTTCAGGTGCATTAAAGAACTTCAGTCTATCCGTTTCTGTTACTGTTAGAAATTCCTTAAAACCTAATATAGCCTCATGTGTCAGCTTACCCTTTCTTGTTTTTCTTGGCAT from Actinomycetota bacterium encodes the following:
- a CDS encoding TldD/PmbA family protein, with protein sequence MEKLLEMAKKVCDKAEVYSIDYIYNPVTFEDAKLHDIESKFQSGISLRIIKNGKLGFAYTKNLINREEILQNALDSIKGEVEASYDFPLTKELPKLDTYNPSVENLSTTKMVEECARVCDILRSKTDGEISITSSTYIEDIHIINSKGTDVSQKGTFYGIYGGVIYPGSASAIWRIFISKKFEKLPDDIVNEIIELYTLSSNVVETKGGKMKVMFMPNSMHTLNGRIFSGTSSKSIYEKISPVADKIGEKIFNEKITIYDDSLNDKYPGARAFDDEGVRCKPLTIIENGILKSFYYDLNYATKLNAESTGHGYKVLQWGGEQITLKPIPALAHMTIKPGKKSFSELVKSIDRGIIIEGALGAHSGNIPNGDYSVGVNPGLYVENGEIIGRVKDAMIAGNIYETLKYVIDIGDTLHPSFIGLGDYNAWVPAILFDNLSVATKY
- a CDS encoding TldD/PmbA family protein — its product is MFDKMRTILSKVDADYSDIRYEIKKDTVISFNGKELTKIGSNSTDGYVLRVLKNGGLSSVAFTKESDSEKAINTAIENAQLITKNREKPIKLAKTEVVKDIFIPELKEDPRKISTAEKLELVRDYNNIPLGYKKIATTIINYEDVIREKYFINTEGTEIREDLVTTLLFGEIISKEGNLTQNVRVSAGGSNGFSNIRNQESNFEERTAITLNLLKAKPVKGGVYNCILNPHLAGVFTHEAFGHFSEADIIETLPAMREKMKIGNKLGNEILNIVDNALIPNQLGFYKYDDEGVEVRPVQLMKNGVLTGRLHSKRTAAEFGEQISGHCVAEDFRYPPIIRMGTIFIEPDKSSFEELLNMLGDGLYILDAKGGQTAGENFTFGAQYGYVIRNGKVGEMIRDINISGNLYQTLKNIVAVGNDLVLSKRGGCGKGQMNIRSCNGSPHILVNNIVIGGV